GCAACCGCTCAGGCGTGGAATTGACATCGCTAAATTGTTACCAGAGAAACTGTCTACTACAGGTATGAAAgcacaaatacaaacatgtgtgcgTATGTACCTGGTTTATCACAACTTGTAGGGACCAAAACCCCTCCTTGTGAGAACCTTCtgccacaaatccaagcctcaatttgagtcTGAAGATGACAAAATGAGTGTTCGGAGGTcgggttaaggttagtcatttgtcTTGGATGGTTTAGTTAAGGATgagatacaagtgtgtgtgtttgtgtgcacctAGTTTTATCTTCACTCATTTGGcccacaaatccaagcttcaaattgaggatgaaaacctgaaaataaCTGGCTCATTATGATCAGGTTTAATTTGGTTTGgactcctggttaaggttgatttggatgagaggctgggaaagggGTTATGGCAATGGGCGGtacccacaaagatagagatgCAAACATCTCTATGTGTGGCACATCACAAACTCTCCACTCTTCTTTTCAGCACCCGGACAGCGCCAAAGAAGAACCCATAGGAGCAAATCATGTTTTCACAAGTCAAAAGCTTGGGTCACCAcaaaaggtcaaaggtgaaatcacatttttttaaaagtcagcCAAAAGAAACGCTGCTGTGGAAGTGATGTAAATAAAGCTGTTTGGAAGACTTCTCATGTCTAATGTTCTGAAATTATTATTTGATCACAATGATGCGCAATCGTATCATCATTTTTGGGAGCCATATTTGATGCTTTTAAGCACAAGATacaatgaaaacactgaaaggAGTGTTGTGGCTCTTCCTtaataagaaagaaaagagaaactAAAAGAAGGAGTCTGACAGAGAGGGCACTTTTCTGCAGAGTTCCAGTCCAGGTCTGTCTGAGCATCACAGTCTGATGTAACACGAAGTTCAAATGCCGAAATCCAAACATCCGTGAACCAGATTCCATGATGATCCAATCACAAATGAGGGAGAAGTCCAGTGCAAAATGGGACACGGCGACCGCCTGGAACTAAAAGTAATGAGGGAAAATAGCAGGATTAAGGacaaattaaaattttaaaatacGTGTAAAGCCCCAAATTAAAGCCTCGACGGAGCGGAGGAAATAAGATTGGTGTCGGAGAAAAGCAGTGTCTTCTCCCACGCACACGTGTTGAGAACTCCCACCAAAAATTGACCCCCTAAGCAGCAAaccactgaatgaatgaattacttGTTTAAACCCCCCGACGCACCATGTTTTGTCACCATTAAAAAGCCATTAAGATTAGCGACCATCAAAGTTTGATCAGGGTTTTCGTGTCCATCCAAACACATAAGAGCAGCTGGCCTTTTCTTGGAGCACTGACCTTTtgcctcctcaggtgagctcCGAGCAGGTTGGGGGAATAAAGGCGAGAAAGCTTGAGGACCCCTCGCTTCATTTATCCTTGTCATATATCTATAAAAGatgaatgctgagctgaaggCGCATGATGGTTCATGCATTAACCTATGCACTCTGTGATCTATGAATATATGATACGGCAGGAGGCATGTTTGTGCGCAAGCTTTGCACTGAAGTCATGAAATAGACCCTCAAGCAACTAGCAACTTAATAGCAGTGCAGGACGTGACAGTTTCGCGACAATCGCCGACAACTACCTCTGGGATAAATGTCTGTTTATAGATCACTTCTGGtaataaccaaaaaaaaaaattaaaaaacgaGGAAAAAAAGACGATATGGTGTACTAGACTTCACTaccaccactatatatatatatatatatatatatatatatatatatatatatatatatatatggcagtGTAAGTTTTTCATTTGCATCGCTGCGCTTACGTTCTTACTGCATTCCAATGCGTCGCGCATGAACTGTTGACGTTTTTCCCGCGCGATGTAAAGCAACAGTGCTATCTTCTGTCCTGAGGAAAAACTACACGGCTGCTCCAAATTGATGCAGTGTGATGAATTCCTCCACTCAGCCGTTCTTGGTTTTGAATCATGGCGACCTGCTCATCTGTAAAAATCGATGCGCTTTCAGTCAGCCCGGAGTAAATATCAATAAGCTGAAGTGAAGTGGAGAAGGTTTGAAGACCACGGAGCTGGAGGTGGTTTCACCTTTTTATTGTCTTGTTTGATCTTCAAGCGTTTGTCTCAGCAGCTCATCTGGACTTCAATCTTGGTAGCCTCAGTTCCCATATCTTGattcctctctgcctcctcagcTGCTTCAGTCTGACGTCATGACGACTGCATGGTTAGATCCACGTTTTTTTCTTGATGCATTGCACCGATATCTGACAGAGAAGTGACACCGCTGCATCAGAGGAGGCAGCTGAGGGAGGGGGAGGTGACACCGGAGGAATGGAGTCACTCTTTTAAGGCTGATGTGACTTTTAAAGTTCAATTCAAATTCAGGATAAGATAGTCAGGTTATTTGTGCGGTATGAAAAGAGCTAtagacacatgtttttgtgtgATACGGACGTTAACTGAGTCGTTTAGATTTTTCAAAATTAGCTACTTGCGCTCATCAGAGACATCATGTGGCGTTAAATAGTAAatgcatgatttatttatttattttatgtatttggaATGATGGGGTTGCCataattaaaaacataaaataacggAGTATTAGGAAAATATGCAGCAAATTTGGGATACcaggaaataaatatattatttattccaACATTTTCGTACTTATTCTCTATTAAATGCATGAATTCCACACTCCTACTTTTGTTCAAATTataagaagaaaagaaggacAAGAAAATTAGACGATGCATGCATTATCTGTTACTTTTTTTGCATAGGAAAAGCAACTGTATTTTTCTGCTGGAAGCAATGGGAGAGACCCTGGACCAGTTAAATTGGTCCAGCTATTGTTGAGTTGATTTAGTCTGAGCTGCTGACGGTGATTACAGAAATTgattttgttgtatttatttttatttatttatttttacagctgTAATGATTAACAGAACTTTTTCTGTACCTGTTGACTTAAGAGAAACTCACAGCTGGAGGAGTTAAAAAACACTTTATATTGATATTATATGACAGTCATAAGTAATGCATTTCTATCTCAAAAGAACATCCGGTCTTTTGATTATCTTGGCTGATGTAGAATGGAAATTCAAAGTCATTTATTTAACATACATTTTGCAAAAAATCTGAATGAACGTAGCAAATAAAGACCTACGTCATCCATTACGGCGCGGAAGGATACTGCCGGTGAACAGTGTAGTTCCGGGATCTGGAACTACTTTTACCAATGGAAAAAAACGTCACACGCGCAAGGATATAGAGCTGCTGCTGGGTCGTAAGCAGGTGCATAATGCAAAGAAAATTCCGGAATGCAGAAAGAATAATGTCTTAGCTTTTGGACTGTTATTCTTCCGACCACAGAGGACTGGTCTGTCGTCAGCTGCTGCCTGACTAATGTCACGGTAAGTGCTGTGGAGCTGCGAATGGGACAGACATAGATAGCACTGTGCTAACGATAGCATGTGAAATTGCTAACAGCTGACAACTTCATTGAATGTTACCAGGATTGCGCGATGTTGAATTCATTAGTTTTTAATTCTCGCTGAAATGCGGTTTCCAGAGAAACGTCTCCATTATTCATCATCTGACGGCCACTGACGTCAATGCTGTTTGACGTAAGGCTGGCATATGTTTATCAATGGAAGTCGTGACATGACAAAGCTAATGTTAGGTAACGTCATTATTGTTGGGGTCATTGCATGGAGAAAATGTTTATTGCCTGTATGCTTTTTAGTATTTAGATTAGGTATGAAATACAGTTGGTTcggatttttattttaagaccTGTTGTTCATTCTCAATGGATCAATAAAGCAGGTAAATACTACAACTGGCAGTCAAACAGACAACCTCCTACCGCCTGACAGTAATgtcctgtgggaggaaacctgtgtGTCTGGAGAAGACTCATGCCAGTTCAGGGTGGATGCATAAACTACACAAGAAGACCTCAGAATCACTCCAAATTCAACATTGTTTCCTGTGTGCTTCCACtactattcattcattttctctgGCCTGGTTGCTCATCGGGTTCATGGGGGGAAGCTGGTACATAGAGCAACATAACAGGATCCCCGAACACACATACATTATACCTAATAACATCCAGCCTTTGCTATGGCTAGATGTATTTTTACTCACTTTTAAATTGAGTGTGGATAGATAAATCAGGTGCTTTTTGGCCATGTACCCTTGTATTCAATTTGTGAGACATCTgccttattttgtcatttttattttaattaatttacaCAAATAATGACTTTTGAATTTGCTATTTCATTCGATTTGGAAGTAGCCTTGGTGTGTATCATCATCACCTGACATCCATCCAACAAGCTCTGACTCATTTTGCTGGAGTTTGGGCTACTACAAATACATGTCATTATTTTGCCAATTTCAGTTTACAAGTATACAAGTCATCAAAAGCCGACCTGGCTTGGCATGATGATGCAGTTGTCAGTTGTGCATGGCTGCTGGTGGGTGTTTTCTCGGGATCCCAGCATGAGTCATGTATGTTGTCGCTAGTGTGAGGCACAACTGGGGGAGGTGATTGTGGGGCAGTCAGACAAGGCTGTGCGATCCGTCATACAGAGCCAAgtgtacacacactcacttctgTTTTACCGGATGTTTTCTCACAGTAGGCTTTCAACTTGTGTGCAAACACAGGCGAGGACAGCCACACCTTAACAACAGTAGTAGTTCAAAGCAGAAACTGATCTTCTTTGGAAGACATTGGGTGCTTGATCTGTTCATATACTAGGACTAAATTATTCAGTACTTCATTGTGAGAAAGCGTGGTACTTTGGGAAACATTGTATTACATTATGTACTTGAGTCTTTCAGTATTCTGTGGTCCTACATTGTTTACTTTGCACTGCATGGATTGTATACTTCATGTGGTGGAATGACATTCTGAGATCTTCTTATGTATGAAATTGCATGTCAATGCTTAGAAAGTGTTTTACCTCTAACTCAAAAACTGGGGGTTATTtatgatgtttgtgtttaatGGAGAGGTTCTATAATGTTGGATTTTTACATAACACTCAGGTCACAGAGCAAATCTCAGCTCCGATGAGGCTACACACTGAGCATTTGGCAGAAATCCAATCCTCAAATTGATTTCTCTACTCTTTTAAGTCTGAAAAGCCTCTGAGGAGGATGCAATTCTGCATCCAGTTGTGGCGTGCTTTTATGAGCTGCTAGTTTCATGTCAACCTTTTTTGTAAGGCGTAGAGAGCTGAACTTTCAAAGACCTACAGTGAGGAAGTGCTTCTTATGCAACACACCCCTCTGTTCAGTTGGATCCCAAGATAGAAAGCTAGATAGAAAGAATTAAAGACGTtttacacatgtaaacaaataaaataaaaaaagaaaatgctgatGTACCCTagaaaacatcaaaaacaattGCTGAAGTGtttattcatgtattatttCAGCCAAATAAGTGAACATTTAGCTGAATCTAAGGTCTTGGTGTctgattttctgttttcattttccagtgGTCAGATGCTCTGTGTACTAGAGAAATATTAGAGAGACTCAAGTGAAGGCACGGGTCCGGCCTCGGGGATGAGAAGCAGTCACATGTCGGATTGTAGGAGGAGACCCTCCAtctaatgaatcttattttggATGAAACACTGCAGGGTGCTGAAAGGCATTTGTCTCCGTCTGTTTCTTCATTGTACTGGTACAGAGGCTTTTCGAAGGTTTGGTGTGAGAGCAGTTCAGTTTAGAGAAGTTACTCTGCGGAGACTTGCGGCCGTCAAGGATGACTTTGCACCAGCGTCGTTAGCAAGTCATTAATTATTCCTCTGTTGGTTTTCTGCAGAACATTGACAGCTGCTAGAAGATCTCTTGAGTGACTTCAGTCTTTTTCCAATTAAGAAGACATCGCtcttgtccattgtgccatgtCGGGTAAGACTCCCTGTGTGTTTTAGTGTTATTAAAGCCCAGTAATAACTCTGAATGTCTTGCTGCAGGTACTTACACACCAGCCCCCGGAGGCCCTTTCTCCGCACTCACCCCCAGCATGTGGCCGCAGGACATTTTAGCCAAGTATCATCAAGTAAGGACATGCAAAATGACATGTATGTGCTCATACAGACCtcggcaaagtgcggcccgggggccatatgcggcccgatgcctgtattttttgTGGTCCTCCTAATCTGACCTAATTTTtcctgccttttttgttctcttttagtcaccaccaccacttcagcagtaaatatagaatgctcttgttttaagaccaaaattttcttcttctcagtcgccacttttgtgtttttcttgttcctcaaaacacaGTGAAGATataccaaaaatatattttgaaataaattgcccttttttcttgaacatttgaaggtttcatggcatatttacacttcttattattttcatctgcttaggttcattttgtccttgtacttaagtatatattttgcatatttttccatcatgttttgtcatcattGCTGTCTTTCCTTTGacgatggcccctcacaatagttacagtttctaatgtggccatTTAGGAagtgtaattgcccacctctgtgcAAGTAGGTCGAGGTGCTAAATGGACAGAATaaggaaagaaaacaaggaAAACTCAAAATTCTTCATTTGCTTGTACTGGCTTTATATAGAGGAATATTTATGTGGAATATCCCGACTGGACTGAAGACTGTCCAAAGAATCGAGTGCTTGTGCCACTATAATTTAATCAGCTGGGTGACgcataaaacacaaaaaatattagCAATAATTTCTGCCACTTGAGTGTCCTGAGTCTGTGTTTTCTGTCCTCCAGAAAGATACATCTGAACAACATGAACTCCAATATGATGAGTTTGGTTTCAAGGTGGATATTGAAGGTAACACTTTAACTCATGATgtcaaacttttaaaaacacatttttgttgaatcTAATTATAGGGGGAGAATTGAAGTCATGTTACACAGTGGCTGCATTATTTCTGCACATGAGTGCATGTGATTGTCGAGCTTTGTTGTTAAACCGGAGGCGAGGaatgctgctgtttttaaagagtGTGCGCCTGAGGTCTGATGCTAATGTGTTTTATTGGTGTGCTTTTATTCAGTGGGTGTGGAGCCAAAGTCTTGGTTAGGTACAGACGGCTCCCCCCAGCGTGAAAACCCCCAACAGAGACTGCGATGGCAAGCACACTTAGAGTTCACTCACAACCACACAGTGGGGGATCTGACCTGGGACCTCATTGACCCAGTTCTTCCTCGTTCAGAGCGACTGCGTTCCCTGGTTCTTGGCGGGATTCCTCACAGCATGAGGCCGCAGGTACGAGACGTGCAGACGTGACGGATCATAAGTCACGACTGGGTTGACTTGTTGTCTTCTTTAATAGCTATGGATGCGTCTGTCGGGAGCgctgcagaagaagaggacCTCTGAGATCTCCTACCGGGAAATCATCAAGAACAGCACCAATGATGACAGCACCACGTCTAAACAGGTACAGAGCCTCTCAGAGGTTGATGGCGTCTGTCAATCACTGGGTTGCTCCGCCCCTACATGTGGCTTCTTTTGTCTTTCCAGATCGAGAAGGACTTGTTAAGGACCATGCCAACCAACGTGTGTTTCAATAGCATGACCAGTGTGGGGGTGCCGAGGCTGAGGAGAGTGCTGAGAGGTCTGGCCTGGCTGTACCCAGACATCGGCTACTGTCAGGGGACTGGCATGGTGAGGAGACAAGCCGTCTGACGTGCACCTCTCACTGTGTTTGGCTCTGACTCTGTCGTGTTTGTCCTTCCTAGGTGGTTTCCTGTCTCCTGCTGTTCCTGGAAGAGGAAGACGCCCTCTGGATGATGTGCGCTCTGATTGAAGACCTTCTTCCTCCCGCCTACTTCTCCTCAACCCTGCTGGGGGTGCAAACAGATCAGCGCGTCCTCCGCCAGCTCATCGTCCAGTACCTGCCGGCTCTTGATCGCCTCCTGCTGGAGCACGACATCGGTGagctgaggagaggaaagagccatggcatatttttatgattcatcaagtactgttttcctcctccatctAGAGCTGTCTCTGATCACTCTGCACTGGTTTCTGACGTCGTTCGCCAGCGTGGTGGACATCCGTCTGCTGCTGCGGATCTGGGATTTACTCTTCTACCAGGGGTCGCTGGTCCTCTTCCAGGTCACTCTGGGGATGCTGAAGATCCAGGTGCGTCAGGACGACCATGTTGTTTTGTGAAAGTGCTTCCGGCTAACATCTGTACATTGTCGCAGGAGGAGGAACTGGTGTCGTCCGAAAACTCTGCTTCCATTTTCAACACTCTGTCAGACCTTCCCAGCCAGCTGAGGGATGGACCCGCTGTGCTCGGGGAGGCCATGCGGCTTGCGGGGTCCCTGACCCAGGATACCCTCGAGGCTCACAGACACAAGCACTTGGCTTACATTCTCAACGAACAAGCCCAGCTCAAGAGTGGAAACAACTCCACTCTCAACTGTAACCTGAATAAGGTCAGAACTGTGAAGCTTGGTATTGG
The genomic region above belongs to Synchiropus splendidus isolate RoL2022-P1 chromosome 19, RoL_Sspl_1.0, whole genome shotgun sequence and contains:
- the sgsm3 gene encoding small G protein signaling modulator 3 isoform X1, with product MSGTYTPAPGGPFSALTPSMWPQDILAKYHQKDTSEQHELQYDEFGFKVDIEVGVEPKSWLGTDGSPQRENPQQRLRWQAHLEFTHNHTVGDLTWDLIDPVLPRSERLRSLVLGGIPHSMRPQLWMRLSGALQKKRTSEISYREIIKNSTNDDSTTSKQIEKDLLRTMPTNVCFNSMTSVGVPRLRRVLRGLAWLYPDIGYCQGTGMVVSCLLLFLEEEDALWMMCALIEDLLPPAYFSSTLLGVQTDQRVLRQLIVQYLPALDRLLLEHDIELSLITLHWFLTSFASVVDIRLLLRIWDLLFYQGSLVLFQVTLGMLKIQEEELVSSENSASIFNTLSDLPSQLRDGPAVLGEAMRLAGSLTQDTLEAHRHKHLAYILNEQAQLKSGNNSTLNCNLNKVVRRQSLRRKSTLSSLLFGEDEAETLKSKNIKQTELVAALREAITQTAEHFHCLDPRHSSTELTPDYSMESHQRDHENFLVVSRNRRRRAKALLDFERHDDDELGFRKNDIITIISQKDEHCWVGELNGLRGWFPAKFVEILDERSKEYSLAGDDSVTEAVTDLARGTLCPALKAIFQHGLKKPSILGGPCHPWLFIEEAASREVERDFNSVYSRLVLCKTYRLDEDGKVLTPEELLYRAVQSVNMSHDAAHAQMDIKFRSLICVGLNEQVLHLWLEVLCSSMAAVEKWYHPWSFLRSPGWVQIKCELRVLSKFAFSLSQDCELPEKKEEKEQRPLKEGVQDMLVKHHLFSWDIDG